One part of the Anopheles merus strain MAF chromosome 3L, AmerM5.1, whole genome shotgun sequence genome encodes these proteins:
- the LOC121600182 gene encoding peroxisomal (S)-2-hydroxy-acid oxidase GLO1, producing MALVSVRDYEKRAHEIIPRNALDYYRSGAGDELSLHLNRTGFDRLRIRPRMLQGGSTRDLSCTVFGQRFSMPIAISPTAMQRMAHPDGEVANAKAAATRQVLFTLSTISTSSIEQVAEATPNAPKWFQLYIYRDRQLTEELVRRAERAGFRAIVLTVDAPLFGLRRADMRNKFSLPPHLSMANFVGKAASIRSQGGSGINEYIAEQLDPTLSWDDVKWLLGFTKLPVIVKGILTREDAIIAADLGVQGIFVSNHGARQLDSVPASIEALPEIVAAVGGRVEIFLDGGITQGTDVFKALALGARMVFFGRPALWGLAVNGQAGVEHVLNILRNELDLTMALAGCKTLADITKEYVVHENHYSKL from the exons ATGGCCCTAGTGTCCGTTCGTGATTACGAGAAGCGTGCCCACGAAATCATACCCCGGAATGCGCTCGACTACTACCGCAGCGGTGCCGGGGACGAACTATCCCTCCACCTTAACCGAACCGGCTTCGATCGGCTCCGGATCCGACCGCGGATGCTGCAGGGTGGCTCCACCCGGGACCTTTCTTGTACCGTGTTTGGGCAGCGCTTCTCGATGCCGATCGCCATCTCACCCACCGCCATGCAACGGATGGCCCATCCCGACGGTGAGGTAGCGAACGCGAAAGCTGCCGCCACCCGGCAAGTTCTCTTCACGCTCAGCACCATCAGCACGAGCTCGATCGAGCAGGTGGCGGAAGCGACACCGAACGCACCGAAGTGGTTCCAGCTGTACATCTACCGCGACCGGCAGCTGACCGAGGAGCTGGTACGGCGGGCCGAACGGGCCGGCTTTCGGGCGATCGTGCTGACCGTCGATGCGCCACTGTTCGGTTTGCGGCGGGCGGATATGCGCAACAAGTTTTCCCTACCACCGCACCTGAG CATGGCAAACTTCGTCGGTAAGGCCGCGAGCATCCGCAGCCAGGGCGGTTCGGGCATCAACGAGTACATCGCGGAACAGCTCGATCCAACACTGTCCTGGGACGACGTCAAGTGGCTGCTCGGCTTCACCAAGCTGCCCGTCATCGTGAAGGGTATCCTGACGCGCGAAGATGCCATCATTGCGGCCGATCTCGGCGTACAAGGCATCTTCGTGTCGAACCATGGTGCGCGGCAGTTGGATTCAGTGCCAGCATCG ATTGAAGCACTGCCGGAAATTGTCGCTGCCGTTGGTGGACGGGTAGAAATCTTCTTAGATGGTGGCATCACACAAGGTACGGACGTGTTCAAGGCGCTGGCACTCGGTGCGCGGATGGTGTTTTTCGGCCGCCCTGCCCTCTGGGGATTGGCCGTCAATGGGCAGGCAGGTGTTGAGCACGTGCTGAACATTTTGCGCAACGAGCTGGACCTGACGATGGCACTGGCCGGTTGCAAAACGCTCGCGGATATCACGAAGGAGTATGTGGTGCACGAGAATCATTATAGTAAGCTTTAA